In Brevibacillus brevis NBRC 100599, a single genomic region encodes these proteins:
- a CDS encoding BglG family transcription antiterminator: MVFLTTRSHALLKVILDSYYPLKIKDVARDFQVSERTVKYDLDNVRQWLKERNVILHSQPNKGLWITEEQEHRNALKENLQIDDSKTLILPQKDRVKHFLFILLLSEGYQRMNDLADHMGVSRNTVVADVKDAEKLLDGWRLELVTKQRYGVRVDGSERHKRYALENLIHDLLDGIDMYRMVQGMFLENGQEARTGPLLEKWLISRAELGEIIHSIKAWMNAAAETLADRALISLLIRLCIVFHRVQRGQLVTADDAELGEARHWSGYELFSHEVRALCQRLHVDIPEHEIAYACLPLLGTEQVPREARAGRIVLDVFQATKELTEAVSNRMLAPLHEDQELMRLLFAHLDDSLNRYRQGVLFANPLTEEIRRSYARMFDAVKRSCEEVFWQRGVYWLDADIAYFVLHFQAGYDRWLEQKKADALVVCGTGRGTSRFLKTYLESELRSLRVVGLCSSTEVEKYLASRRVDVIISVLPIKAEVPVVIVSPLPTRQDINQIQNCLEALQVEGGNRQQTVNARKEAWFPTMTADLNPSDLPVVERLSQDVICKGYEISQKIVTAFREYVTEQTASGLTLHLLLMVNRLAFGSPYQEEWESLGEAESKEWKAWREKLNQLMAEANLQVPSSEVTAIMRYFSGKGAVESESGSTHTQRTGH, from the coding sequence ATGGTCTTTTTAACCACACGTTCCCATGCATTACTGAAGGTGATACTCGACAGCTACTATCCGCTGAAAATTAAGGACGTCGCGCGCGATTTCCAGGTAAGCGAACGCACAGTCAAGTACGATCTGGATAACGTCAGGCAATGGCTAAAGGAACGAAATGTCATCCTCCATTCTCAACCGAATAAAGGGCTGTGGATCACGGAAGAACAAGAGCATCGAAATGCTTTGAAGGAAAATTTGCAAATTGATGACAGCAAGACGCTCATTTTGCCGCAAAAGGATCGGGTCAAGCATTTTTTGTTCATTCTTCTGCTGTCGGAAGGGTATCAGCGAATGAACGATTTAGCCGACCATATGGGTGTTAGTCGCAATACCGTCGTTGCCGATGTGAAGGACGCGGAAAAGCTGCTCGATGGCTGGCGTCTCGAGCTCGTCACGAAACAAAGGTATGGTGTGCGCGTAGACGGGAGTGAGCGGCACAAGCGGTATGCCCTCGAAAACTTGATTCACGATCTGTTGGATGGAATCGACATGTATCGGATGGTACAGGGGATGTTTTTGGAAAATGGACAAGAAGCGAGAACGGGTCCGTTATTGGAGAAGTGGCTGATCAGCCGTGCAGAATTAGGGGAGATTATTCACAGCATCAAAGCATGGATGAATGCTGCTGCGGAGACGCTGGCAGACCGAGCACTGATTAGTTTACTGATTCGCTTATGCATTGTCTTCCATCGTGTACAGCGAGGCCAATTGGTCACGGCGGATGATGCCGAGCTGGGGGAAGCGAGGCATTGGAGCGGGTACGAGCTGTTCTCACACGAGGTTCGAGCATTATGTCAGCGATTGCACGTCGATATTCCCGAACACGAGATTGCGTATGCGTGCCTTCCGCTGTTAGGGACCGAACAGGTGCCAAGAGAGGCGCGAGCAGGGAGGATTGTTTTGGACGTTTTCCAGGCAACCAAAGAACTGACGGAAGCGGTTAGTAACCGGATGCTGGCACCGTTGCACGAGGATCAGGAGCTGATGAGACTGCTTTTTGCTCACCTGGATGACAGTTTGAACCGTTATCGCCAGGGAGTTCTTTTTGCGAATCCACTGACAGAGGAAATTCGCCGTTCATACGCACGCATGTTTGATGCAGTCAAACGCTCTTGCGAAGAAGTGTTTTGGCAGCGCGGGGTCTATTGGCTCGATGCAGACATTGCTTATTTTGTCCTGCATTTCCAAGCGGGATATGATCGCTGGCTGGAGCAGAAAAAGGCAGATGCGCTCGTCGTTTGCGGAACAGGAAGAGGGACTTCTCGATTTTTGAAAACGTACCTCGAAAGCGAATTGCGTTCACTTCGGGTCGTAGGCCTGTGCTCCAGTACAGAGGTAGAGAAGTATTTGGCGAGTCGTCGCGTGGATGTCATCATCAGTGTTCTGCCGATCAAAGCCGAGGTGCCTGTTGTGATTGTCAGTCCCCTTCCAACGCGCCAAGATATCAACCAGATTCAGAATTGTCTGGAAGCCTTGCAAGTGGAGGGAGGAAATCGACAACAGACTGTGAATGCTCGCAAGGAAGCTTGGTTTCCCACGATGACTGCTGATCTCAATCCGTCAGATTTGCCAGTGGTGGAGAGGTTGTCTCAGGATGTCATCTGCAAAGGGTATGAGATCAGTCAAAAAATCGTGACTGCTTTTCGTGAGTACGTAACGGAACAGACGGCAAGCGGACTGACGCTGCATCTACTGCTGATGGTGAATCGATTAGCTTTTGGCTCACCCTATCAGGAGGAGTGGGAATCGTTGGGTGAGGCAGAATCAAAAGAATGGAAGGCATGGCGTGAAAAGCTGAACCAATTGATGGCTGAGGCAAACCTCCAAGTTCCGTCAAGTGAGGTGACGGCCATTATGCGCTATTTTTCAGGAAAAGGGGCGGTAGAAAGTGAAAGTGGATCTACTCATACGCAACGGACGGGTCATTGA
- a CDS encoding UbiD family decarboxylase, with protein sequence MYQNLEECILDLERHGHLVRIREEVDPYLEMAAIHLKVYEAGGPALLFENVKGSKFRAVSNLFGTIERSKFIFRSTWQAAENIIAMRNDPMKALKQPFKNIENGFAALKALPAKKSTSMPVTAQEISITDLPLIQSWPMDGGAFVTLPQIYSEDPDKPGIMNSNLGMYRVQLTGNEYEVNKEIGLHYQIHRGIGVHQAKATKMGMPLKVSCFVGGPPAHTLSAVMPLPEGLSEITFAGLLSGRRFHYSYIDGYCISNDADFVITGDIYPGDTKPEGPFGDHLGYYSLIHPFPVMKVKKVYAKPNAIWPFTVVGRPPQEDTSFGQLIHELTGDAIKQEIPGVKEVHAVDAAGVHPLLFAIGSERYTPYQEVKQPTEMLTIANRILGTGQLSLAKYLFITAEENRPLTTHDEVDFMTYILERIDLHRDVHFYTNTTIDTLDYSGTGLNSGSKVVLAAYGDQKRELCKDVPDELKDLREFENARLIMPGVVSIQGAAFTDYANAQQQLQNLCDAIQARGPIPSCPMIILCDDSTFMSASLQNFMWATFTRSNPSHDIYGVNSYYENKHWGCDNLIIDARTKPHQAPPLVPDPTVEKNIERLFVKGASLGGIL encoded by the coding sequence ATGTATCAGAATTTAGAAGAGTGCATCCTTGACTTGGAAAGGCACGGACATTTGGTCCGTATTCGCGAAGAAGTAGATCCCTATTTAGAAATGGCCGCGATTCACTTGAAGGTCTACGAAGCGGGCGGACCAGCATTGCTGTTTGAAAATGTAAAAGGCTCAAAATTTCGCGCGGTATCCAATCTATTTGGCACAATCGAGCGCAGTAAGTTTATTTTCAGAAGCACCTGGCAAGCCGCTGAAAATATCATCGCTATGCGCAATGATCCGATGAAAGCGCTAAAGCAGCCATTTAAAAATATCGAGAACGGCTTTGCAGCTCTGAAAGCATTGCCTGCAAAAAAATCCACTAGCATGCCGGTAACTGCACAGGAAATCAGCATAACGGACCTTCCACTCATCCAAAGCTGGCCGATGGATGGCGGAGCTTTTGTCACGCTGCCCCAAATCTATTCGGAAGATCCGGACAAGCCTGGAATCATGAATTCCAATTTGGGTATGTACCGTGTGCAGTTGACTGGTAATGAGTATGAAGTAAACAAAGAAATTGGCTTGCACTATCAAATCCATCGTGGAATCGGTGTCCACCAAGCCAAAGCGACCAAAATGGGGATGCCGCTGAAAGTAAGCTGTTTCGTTGGCGGGCCGCCTGCCCATACTTTATCGGCTGTAATGCCGTTGCCAGAAGGCTTGAGCGAAATTACTTTTGCAGGTTTGCTATCTGGGCGCCGTTTTCACTACAGCTATATCGATGGTTACTGCATAAGCAATGATGCGGATTTTGTCATCACAGGAGATATTTATCCTGGAGATACGAAACCAGAAGGACCATTCGGTGACCATCTGGGTTATTACAGTCTGATCCATCCATTCCCTGTGATGAAGGTAAAGAAAGTGTACGCCAAGCCGAATGCCATCTGGCCATTCACAGTTGTGGGCCGTCCGCCACAAGAAGATACATCGTTCGGTCAGTTGATCCACGAGTTAACGGGTGATGCGATCAAACAAGAAATCCCGGGTGTAAAAGAAGTCCACGCAGTCGATGCGGCTGGTGTACATCCGCTGTTGTTTGCCATCGGAAGCGAGCGCTATACGCCATATCAAGAAGTCAAACAGCCGACGGAGATGCTCACCATTGCCAACCGCATTTTAGGGACGGGACAATTGAGCTTAGCCAAGTATTTATTCATTACCGCCGAAGAAAACCGACCATTGACGACGCATGATGAAGTTGATTTTATGACCTATATTTTGGAGAGAATCGATCTGCATCGCGATGTTCATTTTTATACGAACACGACCATTGATACGCTGGATTATTCGGGAACGGGCTTAAACAGCGGCAGTAAGGTAGTCCTCGCAGCTTACGGCGATCAAAAACGAGAGCTGTGCAAAGATGTGCCGGATGAACTGAAGGATTTGCGAGAGTTTGAGAATGCCCGCCTGATTATGCCAGGTGTGGTGTCAATTCAAGGCGCTGCTTTTACCGATTACGCAAACGCCCAGCAGCAATTGCAGAATCTGTGTGACGCGATTCAAGCAAGAGGGCCGATCCCGTCTTGCCCGATGATTATCCTTTGTGATGACAGTACCTTCATGAGCGCGTCGCTACAAAACTTTATGTGGGCAACCTTCACACGAAGCAATCCATCCCACGACATTTATGGCGTGAACAGCTACTACGAGAACAAGCATTGGGGCTGCGATAATCTGATTATCGATGCCCGTACCAAGCCCCATCAAGCACCGCCATTGGTACCAGATCCAACTGTCGAGAAGAATATCGAACGATTGTTTGTCAAAGGTGCGAGCTTGGGAGGAATCCTGTAA